In one window of Stigmatopora argus isolate UIUO_Sarg chromosome 19, RoL_Sarg_1.0, whole genome shotgun sequence DNA:
- the sox7 gene encoding transcription factor SOX-7 has protein sequence MAALVSAYSSWPPDSFECPPPPLPVDGDMAGDTRRGGGGAGGGGGGGGVDKTTEPRIRRPMNAFMVWAKDERKRLAVQNPDLHNAELSKMLGKSWKALTPPQKRPYVEEAERLRVQHMQDYPNYKYRPRRKKQLKRICKRVDPAFLLGCPPPDQNALPKQRALCRPLEKDGGELRFSSSSSAPPLPGVRSFRDPAFDAYPYGLPTPPEMSPLDAVDHEHVPPSYYRASPEEQHHQMGSPPPGPAPAYQLDYGQGQIHCGVSHGAVPVPYYGDSPFPPSHRGVPHHHLGQLSPPPEAQGHMETLDQLSQAELLGEVDRNELDQYLIAGGGGFQHEQGGGGGGGGVTVTGHVQVSATENSLISVLADATAAYYNNYGIS, from the exons ATGGCcgccctggtcagcgcctactCGTCGTGGCCCCCCGACTCTTTCGAGTGTCCGCCTCCGCCGCTGCCGGTGGACGGCGACATGGCGGGGGACACGCGGCGAGGCGGAGGGGGTgccggtggcggtggcggtggcggtggcgtgGACAAGACGACAGAGCCCCGCATCCGCCGGCCCATGAACGCCTTCATGGTTTGGGCCAAGGACGAACGCAAGAGGCTGGCCGTGCAGAATCCCGACCTGCACAACGCCGAGTTGAGCAAAATGCTGG GCAAGTCGTGGAAGGCCCTGACGCCCCCCCAGAAGAGGCCCTACGTGGAGGAAGCGGAGCGCCTGCGCGTGCAGCACATGCAGGACTACCCCAACTACAAGTACCGCCCCCGGCGCAAGAAGCAGCTCAAGCGCATCTGCAAGCGCGTGGACCCCGCCTTCCTGTTGGGATGCCCCCCGCCCGACCAGAACGCGCTGCCCAAGCAGCGGGCGCTCTGCCGCCCCCTGGAGAAGGATGGCGGCGAGCTccgcttctcctcctcctcctccgcgccGCCCCTGCCCGGCGTGCGGAGCTTCCGCGACCCGGCCTTCGACGCCTACCCCTACGGCCTCCCCACGCCTCCCGAGATGTCCCCCCTGGACGCCGTGGATCACGAGCACGTGCCCCCGTCGTACTACCGGGCGTCCCCCGAGGAGCAGCACCACCAGATGGGCAGCCCACCGCCAGGGCCGGCGCCGGCGTACCAGCTGGACTACGGTCAGGGCCAGATTCACTGCGGGGTCTCGCACGGAGCCGTCCCCGTTCCGTACTACGGCGACTCGCCGTTCCCGCCGAGCCATCGCGGGGTCCCGCACCACCACCTGGGTCAGCTGTCCCCGCCCCCGGAGGCGCAAGGCCACATGGAGACGCTGGACCAGCTGAGCCAGGCGGAACTCCTGGGCGAGGTGGACCGCAACGAGCTCGACCAATACCTGATCGCCGGAGGGGGCGGCTTTCAGCACGAGCAAGGCGGGGGCGGGGGCGGTGGCGGGGTCACCGTCACGGGTCACGTCCAGGTGTCCGCCACGGAGAACAGTCTGATTTCGGTTCTGGCCGACGCCACCGCCgcctactacaacaactacggAATTTCGTGA